The following are encoded together in the Zonotrichia albicollis isolate bZonAlb1 chromosome 10, bZonAlb1.hap1, whole genome shotgun sequence genome:
- the RALB gene encoding ras-related protein Ral-B: MAASKSKNQSSLALHKVIMVGSGGVGKSALTLQFMYDEFVEDYEPTKADSYRKKVVLDGEEVQIDILDTAGQEDYAAIRDNYFRSGEGFLLVFSITEHESFTATAEFREQILRVKAEEDKIPLLVVGNKSDLEERRQVPVEEARSKAEEWGVQYVETSAKTRANVDKVFFDLMREIRAKKMSENKDKNGKKSGKNKKSFKERCCLL; the protein is encoded by the exons ATGGCTGCCAGCAAGAGCAAGAACCAGAGTTCCTTGGCCCTCCATAAAGTAATTATGGTTGGCAGTGGAGGTGTGGGTAAATCTGCCCTCACACTTCAGTTTATGTATGATGAG TTTGTAGAAGACTATGAACCTACCAAGGCTGACAGCTACAGAAAGAAAGTAGTTCTGGATGGTGAAGAAGTTCAGATAGACATTCTGgacacagcaggacaggaggaTTATGCAGCTATCAGAGATAACTATTTCCGCAGTGGGGAAGGGTTTCTTCTTGTCTTCTCAATAACAGAGCACGAATCCTTCACAGCAACAGCAGAGTTTCG GGAACAGATCCTGCGTGTGAAGGCTGAAGAGGATAAAATCCCTTTGCTGGTAGTGGGGAACAAATCTGACCTGGAGGAGCGCAGACAAGTGCCTGTAGAAGAGGCTCGAAGTAAGGCAGAAGAGTGGGGGGTGCAGTACGTAGAAACCTCTGCCAAAACTCGGGCCAATGTAGATAAG GTATTCTTTGATTTAATGAGAGAAATAAGAGCaaagaaaatgtcagaaaaCAAAGACAAGAATGGCAAGAAAAGTGGCAAGAACAAGAAAAGCTTTAAAGAAAGATGTTGCTTACTGTGA
- the INHBB gene encoding inhibin beta B chain — MDGAARRGVLAALLACGLLLLGAAATPTPPAPAGGSPQDTCTSCGFRRPEEPGKVDGDFLEAVKRHILSRLQMRDRPNITHAVPKAAMVTALRKLHAGKVREDGRVEIPSLDGQASAGPPAHDPVSEIISFAETDDLASSRVRLYFFISNEGNQNLFVVQASLWLYLKLLPYVLEKGSRRKVRVKVYFQDPDTSNKWNVVEKKVDLKRSGWHTFPMTEAIQALFERGERRLNLDVQCEGCEEYSVLPIYVDPGEESHRPFLVVQARLADNKHRIRKRGLECDGRTNLCCRQQFYIDFRLIGWNDWIIAPSGYYGNYCEGSCPAYLAGVPGSASSFHTAVVNQYRMRGLNPGTVNSCCIPTKLSTMSMLYFDDEYNIVKRDVPNMIVEECGCA, encoded by the exons ATGGACGGGGCGGCTCGCCGGGGGGTGCTGGCCGCGCTGCTGGCCTgcgggctgctcctgctgggcgCCGCGGCCACCCCGACCCCGCCGGCCCCCGCCGGCGGCTCCCCGCAGGACACATGCACCTCCTGCGGCTTCCGGCGGCCCGAGGAGCCGGGCAAGGTGGACGGGGATTTCCTGGAGGCGGTGAAGAGGCACATCCTGAGCCGGCTGCAGATGCGGGACCGGCCCAACATCACGCACGCCGTGCCCAAGGCGGCCATGGTCACGGCGCTGCGCAAGCTGCACGCCGGCAAGGTGCGGGAGGACGGCCGCGTGGAGATCCCCAGCCTGGACGGGCAGGCGAGCGCCGGGCCCCCGGCCCACGACCCGGTCTCCGAGATCATCAGCTTCGCCGAGACAG ACGATCTGGCCTCATCTAGAGTCCGCCTCTATTTCTTCATCTCAAATGAAGGGAACCAGAACTTGTTTGTCGTTCAAGCCAGCCTGTGGCTTTACTTGAAGCTGCTTCCATATGTCTTAGAGAAAGGCAGCAGGCGAAAAGTAAGAGTCAAAGTCTATTTCCAAGACCCGGACACTAGCAACAAGTGGAATGTGGTTGAAAAGAAAGTTGATCTCAAAAGAAGTGGTTGGCACACTTTTCCCATGACAGAGGCGATCCAGGCTCTGTTTgagagaggagaaaggagacTGAACTTGGATGTTCAATGTGAGGGCTGTGAAGAGTATTCAGTGCTGCCAATTTATGTGGACCCCGGGGAGGAATCCCACCGGCCTTTTTTAGTGGTGCAAGCCCGCCTCGCTGATAACAAACACAGGATCCGGAAAAGAGGCCTGGAGTGCGATGGCAGGACCAATCTATGTTGCAGGCAACAGTTTTACATTGACTTTAGACTCATTGGGTGGAATGACTGGATCATAGCTCCATCAGGTTACTATGGGAATTACTGTGAAGGGAGCTGCCCGGCCTACTTGGCCGGTGTCCCGGGGTCGGCTTCCTCCTTTCACACCGCTGTCGTGAATCAGTACCGAATGCGGGGGCTGAACCCGGGCACCGTGAACTCCTGTTGCATTCCAACCAAACTTAGCACAATGTCAATGCTGTACTTTGATGATGAATACAACATTGTGAAAAGGGACGTTCCCAATATGATTGTGGAAGAATGTGGTTGTGCTTGA